From the Lolium rigidum isolate FL_2022 chromosome 2, APGP_CSIRO_Lrig_0.1, whole genome shotgun sequence genome, one window contains:
- the LOC124689395 gene encoding probable metal-nicotianamine transporter YSL8 gives MMEPAEGSSPPPPAAPAPAPLAPAAAAAAREAISIEKAFEGKTLPAWNEQITVRSVVVSAALGVFLSFIVMKLNLTSGIVPSLNVSAGLLAFFLMKTWTSALERCGVFPRPFTRQENTVVQTCVISCSSIAFSGGFGTYILGMSRKIAEGFDEANNSLNVDEPSLCRLMAYLFLVSFVGLFSIVPLRKIMIISYRLTYPSGSATAHLINSFHTPQGAIQAKQQVSILFKSFMGSFMWSLFQWFYTSGNGCGFGSFPTFGMAAYERRFYFDFSATYVGVGMICPYIINFSLLIGSIISWGIMWPYIESKRGDWYDASLPNSSLHGLNGYQVFISIAMILGDGLFNFFSILFRTSYDMYLKRTGRAKATAAGIPFAGAGIMNANERQALSFDDRRRTQIFLKDQIPTSVAAGAYLLLAGISVLAIPHIFRQLKPKHVFWAYVIAPIFAFCNAYGTGLTDWSLSSSYGKLAIFIFGANIGAKDGGVIAGLAACGLMMGIVSTASDLVQDFKTGYLTLTSPRAMFVSQVVGTGLGCIISPVVFWIFYQAYDIGLDEGYPAPYAKIYRGIALLGTNGWNELPKYCLRFCLAFFILAIAICALKEVANSKCWWIRFYIPSALGMAVPFFLGSFFTIDMCVGSLILYMWQKSNPLHAQTFAAAVASGLICGDGIWSLPSSMLSLGNVNPPMCMRVFDAETNYQVENFLSTLPEVVAT, from the exons ATGATGGAGCCAGCGGAGggctcatcgccgccgccgcccgcagcgCCTGCGCCTGCGCCGCTGGcaccggcagcggcagcggcagcgcgggaggcgatctccatcGAGAAGGCCTTCGAGGGCAAGACCCTGCCCGCATGGAACGAGCAGATCACGGTCCGGTCCGTGGTGGTGAGCGCGGCGCTGGGCGTGTTCCTGAGCTTCATCGTGATGAAGCTGAACCTGACCTCCGGCATCGTGCCCTCCCTCAACGTCTCGGCGGGGCTCCTGGCCTTCTTCCTGATGAAGACGTGGACGTCGGCGCTGGAGCGGTGCGGCGTGTTCCCGCGGCCCTTCACCCGGCAGGAGAACACGGTGGTGCAGACCTGCGTCATCTCCTGCTCCAGCATCGCCTTCTCCGGCGGCTTCGGGACGTACATCCTGGGCATGAGCAGGAAGATCGCCGAGGGGTTCGACGAGGCCAACAACAGCTTGAACGTCGACGAGCCGTCGCTGTGCCGGCTCATGGCGTACCTGTTTCTGGTGAGCTTCGTGGGGCTCTTCTCCATCGTGCCGCTCAGGAAGATCATGATCATCAGCTACCGGCTGACGTACCCGTCGGGCTCCGCCACCGCGCACCTCATCAACAGCTTCCACACGCCCCAAGGAGCCATCCAAGCAAA GCAGCAGGTGTCGATACTGTTCAAGTCGTTCATGGGGAGCTTTATGTGGTCGCTGTTCCAGTGGTTCTACACGTCGGGGAACGGGTGCGGCTTCGGGTCGTTCCCGACGTTCGGGATGGCGGCGTACGAGCGGCGCTTCTACTTCGACTTCTCGGCGACGTACGTCGGGGTGGGGATGATCTGCCCCTACATCATCAACTTCTCGCTGCTCATCGGGAGCATCATCTCCTGGGGGATCATGTGGCCCTACATCGAGAGCAAGAGAGGGGACTGGTACGACGCCAGCCTCCCCAACAGCAGCCTCCACGGCCTCAACGGCTACCAGGTCTTCATCTCCATCGCCATGATCCTCGGCGACGGCCTCTTCAACTTCTTCTCCATCCTCTTCCGGACCTCCTACGACATGTACCTCAAGCGCACCGGACGTGCCAAGGCCACCGCCGCCGGAATCCCTTTCGCCGGCGCCGGCATCATGAACGCCAACGAGAGGCAGGCGCTCAGCTTCGACGACCGCCGCCGCACGCAGATCTTCCTCAAGGACCAGATCCCGACCTCCGTCGCCGCGGGAGCCTACCTGCTCCTCGCGGGCATCTCTGTCCTCGCCATCCCGCACATCTTCCGGCAGCTCAAGCCCAAGCACGTCTTCTGGGCCTACGTCATCGCCCCCATCTTTGCCTTTTGCAACGCCTACGGCACCGGCCTCACCGACTGGTCACTCTCCAGCAGCTACGGCAAGCTCGCCATCTTCATCTTTGGCGCCAACATAGGAGCCAAGGATGGTGGTGTCATTGCGGGCCTCGCCGCCTGCGGTCTCATGATGGGGATCGTCTCCACCGCCTCCGACCTTGTCCAAGACTTCAAGACGGGGTACCTCACCCTCACTTCCCCTCGCGCCATGTTCGTGAGCCAGGTCGTGGGTACTGGCctcggctgcatcatctcccccgttGTCTTCTGGATCTTCTACCAAGCATACGACATCGGCTTGGACGAGGGCTACCCTGCCCCCTACGCCAAGATCTACCGCGGCATCGCCCTCCTTGGGACCAACGGCTGGAACGAGCTGCCTAAATACTGCCTCAGGTTCTGCCTCGCCTTCTTCATCCTCGCCATCGCCATCTGCGCCCTCAAGGAGGTGGCCAACTCCAAATGCTGGTGGATCCGCTTCTACATCCCTAGTGCGCTCGGCATGGCGGTGCCCTTCTTCCTCGGCTCCTTCTTCACCATCGACATGTGCGTGGGGAGCTTGATACTCTACATGTGGCAGAAGTCTAACCCCCTACACGCGCAGACGTTCGCGGCCGCGGTGGCGTCGGGGCTCATCTGCGGCGACGGGATATGGTCGCTGCCGTCGTCGATGCTGTCACTGGGAAACGTGAACCCTCCGATGTGCATGAGGGTCTTCGACGCCGAGACCAACTACCAGGTGGAGAATTTCCTCTCGACGCTACCCGAAGTTGTCGCCACATGA
- the LOC124689396 gene encoding LOW QUALITY PROTEIN: putative disease resistance RPP13-like protein 3 (The sequence of the model RefSeq protein was modified relative to this genomic sequence to represent the inferred CDS: deleted 2 bases in 1 codon) — MDNIKYRFPSAASVACAGCGLRLLRRNRAVPSARSPPRKLLEVFDANNLASDGRCYFKIVSPDYFKQLWATIRPMKYLGGVREDRFIKDELKTMQAFLATAEATKHRDMLLKVWAEQVRDLSYNIEDCLDEFMVHVRSQSLTKRLMKLKDCRRIAVQIRNLKTRVEEVSNRNTHYNLIKMESSRTIDEVDSYSEDARNQMSSNIDEGELVGFAKPKKELFELVDVNTKDGRAKVICVVGMGGLGKTTLARKIYESKEDIMNNFSCYAWITVSQSFFKIEMLKDMIAQLLGVEPLKKCLKELQGKVMQVKYLAEYLREELKDKRYFIVLDDLWTLDTWRWIEDIIFPSSNKKGSRIVVTMRDVGLAKECTPESLIYHLKPLDSVDATNLLKKSRKLHEDTEKDEKFRDLVERLVKKCGCLPLAVLTIGGILATKKVVEWEKVYNQLPSELESNPSLEAVRRIVILSYNHLPSHLKSCLLYLSIFPEDWEIKMRRVVERWIAEGFVRVRTGFNIEDVGKSYFNELINRSLIQASRVSIEGDVKSC; from the exons ATGGACAACATCAAGTACCGCTTTCCTTCCGCCGCCTCTGTCGCCTGCGCAGGCTGCGGTCTCAGGCTCCTCCGTCGGAATCGAGCAGTTCCCTCGGCAAGGTCCCCGCCCCGCAAGCTCCTGGAGGTCTTCGACGCCAATAATTTAG CTTCTGATGGTAGGTGCTACTTCAAAATTGTGTCCCCAGACTACTTCAAACAGCTCTGGGCTACGATTAGACCGATGAAGTATCTAGGTGGTGTGCGCGAGGATAG GTTCATCAAAGACGAGCTAAAGACGATGCAGGCATTCTTGGCGACTGCAGAAGCAACGAAGCACAGAGATATGCTACTCAAGGTGTGGGCGGAACAAGTAAGGGACCTGTCCTACAACATAGAAGATTGTCTAGATGAGTTTATGGTTCATGTGAGGAGCCAAAGCCTGACAAAACGGTTGATGAAGCTCAAAGATTGTCGCCGGATCGCTGTACAAATTCGCAACCTGAAAACAAGAGTTGAAGAAGTGAGCAATAGGAACACACACTACAACTTAATCAAGATGGAGAGCTCCAGAACCATTGATGAGGTAGATTCCTACTCAGAAGATGCTCGCAATCAAATGTCTAGCAACATCGATGAAGGAGAACTTGTGGGCTTTGCCAAGCCTAAGAAAGAGTTGTTTGAGCTGGTGGATGTCAACACTAAAGATGGTCGTGCCAAAGTTATATGTGTCGTTGGCATGGGTGGTTTGGGCAAGACTACTCTTGCAAGGAAGATATATGAAAGTAAGGAGGATATTATGAATAATTTTTCTTGCTATGCTTGGATCACAGTCTCGCAGTCATTTTTCAAGATAGAGATGCTCAAGGATATGATCGCGCAACTTCTAGGTGTCGAGCCACTGAAGAAATGCTTGAAGGAACTTCAAGGGAAGGTGATGCAAGTAAAGTACCTCGCCGAGTACCTCAGAGAAGAGCTCAAGGATAAGAGGTACTTCATTGTTCTTGATGACTTGTGGACCTTAGATACGTGGAGGTGGATTGAAGATATTATCTTTCCTAGTAGTAACAAGAAAGGTAGTCGAATAGTCGTAACAATGCGAGATGTTGGCTTAGCAAAGGAATGTACTCCTGAATCCCTTATCTATCACCTTAAACCCTTAGATTCAGTTGATGCGACAAATTTGCTTAAAAAAAGTAGGAAATTGCATGAAGACACGGAGAAAGATGAGAAGTTCAGGGACTTAGTTGAACGACTAGTTAAAAAGTGTGGTTGTTTACCACTGGCTGTACTCACAATTGGAGGTATCCTCGCCACTAAAAAGGTTGTAGAGTGGGAGAAGGTCTATAACCAACTCCCCTCAGAGCTTGAGAGTAACCCAAGCCTTGAAGCAGTTAGGAGGATTGTTATTTTGAGTTACAACCACTTGCCA TCTCATCTCAAGTCATGTTTGTTGTACCTAAGCATCTTTCCTGAGGATTGGGAAATCAAGATGAGGCGTGTAGTAGAAAGATGGATTGCTGAGGGGTTTGTTAGAGTGAGGACTGGGTTTAACATTGAGGATGTGGGAAAATCTTACTTTAATGAGTTGATTAACCGAAGCCTGATTCAAGCATCAAGAGTAAGCATAGAAGGAGATGTAAAGAGCTGCTGA